TTAGCCCGTGAAGCGGACGGGGTGCTGCTCACCCCGGGAACTGACGAAAGCGGCCCGCGCCATGCCACTCATCGCCATCCACCGGATAGGCATGACCAATACGCGCAGACCAGACGTCCACCATGTGGCAGAACGCCGCGAGCTCGTTCATCACACGACCGTTGCTCGAGTAGTCCTGCATTTCGCCTTCCACGTACGTCAGCGCGTTGAGCTGCGCAGGTGTCAGTACCAACGCATACTCCTGCAGCTTGGCCGCGCGAAAAGCCTTGAACGCGGCTTTGGTATCCAGGCCCTGGCGGTTTACAACCTGGCCGTCGGAGTGCACCAATATGCGCCAAGGCTTCTCGAGGTCGTGCAGGTACAGGATGAGCAATGCGTCTGAAATCGAGAACGGCAGCGGGCGACCCAACGCTTTGGTCAGCGCATACAGGTGGCGACCGTAGTTCATCGAATCGACCACATGGTCCAGGTAGCCCCCATCCCAGGCCTGATGGTTGTGCGTCGACCCGCGCGTGGTCTCGAACAGCTTGCGGTTGTCCGCGAGGATGTGCTTGCAGGCTGTGTGGGCAGGTTCGTCGATAAGGTCCAGCAGGTCCTGGATTTGCAGGTAGTCCAGGATTTGACTAAGGCAGCGAACGTTGGTGGTAGGCATGAAGCAAAGGCTAGATTGAGCGAAGCCTGGCCGGGCGTTCTCAGAAGACGAGAGCTTGGCTGGGACCGCCAGTGCCAAGGGATTGGGACTGCGCGGAGATGGAGCGGCTGACAAAGTCCGCGAGCTTGGCCAGGCGTTGTGGCGTTGCATCCGCCAAGTCGACGTACTGGTCGATGCCCGCTTCGACCTGGAAGGCCTGGAGCTCGCGGGCGTATTGGGCGGCGTTGATGCCAATCAGGACGGTGCGCAGCGATTCGATGTGCTCGCCCTTCAACGCACCCACAATCTCCTTCTGGATGTCCGCTGGCCGCATGCGACTATCGTTGTCGACGCCGTCGGTGCCGATGAAGACGATGCCGTTGACCAGGTAGTCCTGCTGGGCCAGCGTCTTGGCGTAGGCGTTGGTTGCACTTACCGCGGCAAAGGTGGCGTCGGCCAAGGCGGTCAGCCCCTCGCAGGTTGGGGCCACGTACGAGGCCACATCCACCTGATTCAGAGGCAGGAACCCGTGCACCTCGTCGACGCTGCGATTGAATTCGACGACGCGCAGCAGGAGGAACTCGGCACGAGGGCTCTTTCTGCAAGCACCGACCACCGTGACTTTGAGCTTGTTCAACTCGTCCGCGAACGAGGAAACCGAGCCGGTCTTGTCCATCACGACGGTCACAAGGGTGTACTCCGTCGAGCCGAGCGTCTCTGGACGGACGGCGGAGAACGCAAAGCCGGAGACGCTGCCGAGCGTCATGGTGTCATCAACGAGTTTCATGGGAATCCTTTCTGGTCTAGAGACGGGTTGTCTCAACCCGCCCGGTCCAAGCGGTTTAGAGGTTACTTGCGCCCGTTGGCCACGAGTTCGCCCAGCACGTCGGTCGACGTCGCCGTACGCAGGCCGCGAGCGGTCATGTCCGCCAGGAACGACTGGTACTGGGCTTCGAACCCACCTACCGGCGAGATGCAGTCGGTCAGGAGCACCAGCTTGCTGAGACTGTCGGCGCCGAAGTTGTCGGCAATGTGCTCGGTCGTGGCCTTGACGCAGTGGCTGCCCGCCTCGCCGGCAATGAGCACTATGTCGGCCTGGGCCAGGATGTCGATGAGGCCGCGATTGAGCTGCGTGGTGGGGTCGTCGGCCGCCGGAACCTCGGCCATGACCGCGCTGTAGTGCTCGGTCCAGGGGTTCGAGCCCTTGGTCACCTTGTTTACGATGCCGAGGAACGCCTCCTCCCATGCGACGTAGGCGGCGCGCACATCGGCGTGCACGTTGTGCCCCCAGGTTCCGATTTCGCAGTGTGGCGTCCAAACCATGTGGACGTAGCGGCCACCCGCCTCGAGCGCGTCCAGGTAGGCCAGCACGCGGTCCGTGGCCTTCGGGTGGCGCGGCAGATAGGCGCCAGCTCGCACCTGGGCGGCGGTGATTTGGGTGAACGGGTCAACGGGCGAACCGTCACCCTTCATCCACATGGCCGGGCGCTCGATGCCCACACGGTGATGGGAGTCCAGCGTGACGGAGATATCCGAGAGGCCGCGCAGACCGCGATTCAGGAGCTCGGTCAGTCTCAGCATGTCAGCGTGCGCGCCGGGGACGGCGAGTTGCGGCCGGAGGACCTCGCCAGGCTTCAGTGGGTCCGCGGGCAGGTAGGCGGACGGCAGGTCGCAGAAGTCGTTTTGCGGGTCGATGACGAGAAGGTGGATGTTGTGCTTCATGCGGAGCTCCTTTGCCGTTGTGTTGTGCTCAGTATAGCATCGTTAGTTTCTCCGTGCAACTAACAGCGGAATCGAGGGCGCCCAGCGCAAAAAAAATGAGTGCGGAACAGGCAAGGGGAGGGGCCTTGTCGTGGCCTTGCCCAAAAAGTGTCGTTAGTTCTATAATGATACTAACGGCCTTCCCGCAGGCTTATCCCACAAAGCTCCCTCTAAAGAGGAATCCCATGTTTCAAACTGTCATCTGCACGGTCGACGTCGTGCTACTGACCCTGAAGGAGCACAAGCTCCACGTCGCGCTCTTCAAGCGGGACAAAGAGCCCTTCGCCGGCAGCTACGCCCTGCCCGGGGGCTATATCCATGCCGACGAAGACAACACAGCGTTTGATGCGGCGCTGCGCGTTCTCAAGGCCAAGACCGGGGTCACGAGCCCCTACCTCGAGCAGTTGGCGACATTCTCGGGCGCGGAGCGCGACCCTCGCGGATGGTCCGTCTCCATCGTCTACTACGCGCTGATGCCGCTGGAGGTTTTGGAAGCCGCCGACCAGGCGGGAATGCAGGTGTTGCCCGTCAGCGCCGTCAAAGACCTGCCCTTTGACCACAATGACATTGTTGCGGCGGCCGTCAAGCGCGTGCGCAGCAAGAGCATCTACTCATCGCTGCCGGCACATCTGTGCGGCCCGCAGTTCACGCTGCCTGAGTTGCAGTCGGTTTACGAAGCGGTGCTGGGCAAGACACTGAACAAGGTGAGCTTTCGCCGAAAGGTGGACGAGCTCGACCTGGTGGAAGAGATTCCTGGCGCCAAGACCGAGGTCATCTCGCAGCGGCCCGCGCAAATCTACCGCCTGAAGCGCAAGTTCCGCCACAAGCTTTCGACCGTCGAGCGGGCACTGCTGTCCTGAGGCGGCAACGCGATGAAGACCACATCGTGCGGCGTGCTCATCCGGAACGCGGCCGGCCAACTCCTGGTGGCCCATGCCACGGGCCAGCGCCACTGGGACATCCCCAAGGGCGGTGCCGAACCCGGTGAATCGCCCAGGGAGGCAGCGGTCCGGGAGGTCCTGGAGGAAACAGGGCTGGTGCTGGCGGCCGAAGCGCTTCGGGAAGTGGGCCTTTTCGCCTACAGGTCCGGCAAGGACCTCCATTTGTTCACAACGACGCTGGCGGAGGCCGATTGCGACCTGGGCCGGTGCCAGTGCACAAGCCATTTCCCTCACTTCCGGACCGGCGTCTTGACGCCTGAGGTCGACGAGTACAGGTGGGTGGACCTGCCGGAAGTACCGAAGTACTGCGCGCTTTCGATGACGGCGCTTCTCCGAACGTTGCCGGGCCTCGAGGCAATCGCCGGACCAAAACGCTGAAACCCGGCCGCTACACAGGCTCATGCCCAAGCACACTCGCGAACCACCGAAGCGCTCTGCAAAGTCCTACGCCGTCTGGCTCCTGAGCCGCCGGGAATACTCGGCCAGGGAGCTTCAGGACAAGCTCACGAACCGCGGGTACCCGGCCGAGGAGGCGACCTCTGCGGTGGGTGAAATGCAGCGTCACGGCTTCCAGGATGACGGGCGGTTTGCCGCGGGTGCCGCGCGCACCTCCGCCCTCCGACTGGGCAACCGCAGCGTGACCGCGAAGCTTGCGGCCAAAGGCATCTCCAAAGAGCTCGCGGCTGAGCAGCTCGAGCAGCTCGAGCCCGAGGAGACACGCGCCCTACGCGTTGCGGAGCGTTTCGAGGGAAAGCCCCTCGACGAGGCCCTCAAGGCCAAGGCCTACCGGTACCTGGCATCGCGGGGATTTTCTGGTGGGGCGGTCAAGGCCGCCATGCGTCACCTCCACGCAGAGGCCCAGCGGCGCGCCGAAGAGGAGGATGGACGGCCTGTCTAAAGGGGTGAGGGGTCGAGTTGCCTATACGGCTGCAGGACAACACACAAAGGAACCCTTCATGACCATCCGCTTCAACACCGGTGACCTCCTGGCCCAGCAAGGAATCATCGTCCACGGCTGCAACTGCTTCGGCAAGATGGGCTCCGGCATGGCCAAGGCCATTCGAAACCGCTACCCGTTCGCCTACCGCGCCTACATGAACCGCTTCGAGGTGTTCGGCCTGCAGCTCGGCGACATCGTCGCGGTGGCCAATCCAAAGCTGCGCATGCAGCAGCCCGAGCTCATGAGGCACATCAGCCAGTTCGACGAGAGCATCCCCGAGGGAGTCATCGTCGTCAACGCCATGACGCAATACGACTACGCCACGAGCGACGACACCAGCACCCGCGTCTTCGCCGACTATCCGGCCATCGAAGCTGCGTTTGCCCGCATCTACATGATTGCCGCGGCAACCAAGATGCCGGTGAACTACCCCCTCATTGGCTGCGGCCTTGCCCGAGGCAAGTGGCCCGAGGTCCGCGAGCGTATCGAACGCTCGATGAAGAACATCGACAGCGACCTGTGGCTCCTCCCCGGCGCAACCGTCGAGTAAGAAATCCGTTCTCTACTTCAACCACCGCTCCTTTTCCAAAGGGCGGTGGTTTTCTTATGGGGTTGGGCGTGATGTTCGTCGCGCATTGACGGGATTTGGGACGCACCGAGGCGCGTTTCGGACACGAGGCGACAGCTATCATTGGCGCCAAACAGGCAAGAAGCAGATGATGAGATTCGACTTTCGCAGGGAGGGGCTTTTAGCCTGCTTCCCATGACCGCGCGCAGCACGCAGGCGCTTCGCGCCCGAACCGCTCAAATCCTCAAATTCCTGGACTCCCCCGTCTACGGGGTGACGCGGACATCCAGCCTCCCGCTCACCGGCGCGGCATTCTTCTACGCGACAGGCGCTGCAAGTTGGCTGTTCAGCCCCGCCCTGGCTGGCGCCCTGGCAGCCACGTTGACGCTGCGAGCGGCGCTCAAAGGCCTTCGCATTCGCCTCGACGCTGCTGGGTTCGCGGCACAGAGCCACCCGAGCATGTCTGCCGCCGAGCGAGCCGCGATGCAAGAGATTTGGGGCCGCTGGTCGATACATGCCGGCAAGAGTGCGCTCCAGGCGCTTGCGTTCTGCGCAGGCGCCGGCCTGACTCCCGCGATTGCCTACGGACTTGGAACGCTCCTGGCCGACCCTCTCGAAATCTTGATGCAAGCGTTGGGCACAACAGGAATTGCACTGGCCTGGAGCCTCGTTTTCATGTCCAGGCGAGGGTACTGGGTGCGGCCGCTGCGAAGGGTCTTCGGCAGTTCAGGGTCGGTCCAGAACACTGACATTTAGTTTAGGTCGAGGGCTTCCTAAAACGTATCGGTCGTGCTAAAATGCTTCTCCTACGCTAAAGAGAAGAGCCATGAACGCGCCAATCACGTACATCCCCGGATTTCTGAAAGACCCCGACGCCGTCTTGAACGCGCTTTGGAACGAGCTCGCCTGGGAACGCCGCGGCACGACGCCGCGT
The genomic region above belongs to Variovorax sp. PBL-E5 and contains:
- a CDS encoding NUDIX hydrolase, whose product is MFQTVICTVDVVLLTLKEHKLHVALFKRDKEPFAGSYALPGGYIHADEDNTAFDAALRVLKAKTGVTSPYLEQLATFSGAERDPRGWSVSIVYYALMPLEVLEAADQAGMQVLPVSAVKDLPFDHNDIVAAAVKRVRSKSIYSSLPAHLCGPQFTLPELQSVYEAVLGKTLNKVSFRRKVDELDLVEEIPGAKTEVISQRPAQIYRLKRKFRHKLSTVERALLS
- a CDS encoding cysteine hydrolase, which encodes MKHNIHLLVIDPQNDFCDLPSAYLPADPLKPGEVLRPQLAVPGAHADMLRLTELLNRGLRGLSDISVTLDSHHRVGIERPAMWMKGDGSPVDPFTQITAAQVRAGAYLPRHPKATDRVLAYLDALEAGGRYVHMVWTPHCEIGTWGHNVHADVRAAYVAWEEAFLGIVNKVTKGSNPWTEHYSAVMAEVPAADDPTTQLNRGLIDILAQADIVLIAGEAGSHCVKATTEHIADNFGADSLSKLVLLTDCISPVGGFEAQYQSFLADMTARGLRTATSTDVLGELVANGRK
- a CDS encoding NUDIX domain-containing protein — encoded protein: MKTTSCGVLIRNAAGQLLVAHATGQRHWDIPKGGAEPGESPREAAVREVLEETGLVLAAEALREVGLFAYRSGKDLHLFTTTLAEADCDLGRCQCTSHFPHFRTGVLTPEVDEYRWVDLPEVPKYCALSMTALLRTLPGLEAIAGPKR
- a CDS encoding macro domain-containing protein, translating into MTIRFNTGDLLAQQGIIVHGCNCFGKMGSGMAKAIRNRYPFAYRAYMNRFEVFGLQLGDIVAVANPKLRMQQPELMRHISQFDESIPEGVIVVNAMTQYDYATSDDTSTRVFADYPAIEAAFARIYMIAAATKMPVNYPLIGCGLARGKWPEVRERIERSMKNIDSDLWLLPGATVE
- a CDS encoding regulatory protein RecX, whose product is MPKHTREPPKRSAKSYAVWLLSRREYSARELQDKLTNRGYPAEEATSAVGEMQRHGFQDDGRFAAGAARTSALRLGNRSVTAKLAAKGISKELAAEQLEQLEPEETRALRVAERFEGKPLDEALKAKAYRYLASRGFSGGAVKAAMRHLHAEAQRRAEEEDGRPV